One Phaeobacter gallaeciensis DSM 26640 genomic window carries:
- a CDS encoding tape measure protein yields MQARTSVLALGAALGVSQVRSYAEAWRNVERRLASIGENSDEQQQALISLALRTRTEVGATAGAVQKLSRSTGDDLETTIRRVETLQKLLAFGGASGAERSSVSLQLGQALQSGVLSGDEFRTIREAAPVEFLDALASAAGIARSELKEFAEDQKLTRDIVLEALDSMAAQADGSFRKIAVSGDEAVATLTTGLTAYLGRVDEGLGTTATFNSLLVNFGEYLAQDAEGAENLARSIQIVSAAALAGAGGRGIGATTRALREASAARLADVAATERQSAKARQAVIDAKTQISVLQERRRVAEVEFQQRVFQEKSTKRASRARAAAIEAEARATTRLVGLEARATAATNAMTAAKARLSIATRISTAAIRGFNSVLAFFGGPVGLALTAITTTLAVMATRTSEVERLTANVTDRVNSLKTAYAETGGQVDRLREKMASASLAEAITEAEELTKLFDQARETASDSISQPLFSNLVGKNPELGALIEGLVSGQIRADEFRERLNELVASAGIGFARMLEIFKPILEPLLQAAENSEKASDVLLVLQGSSDQAAEAMVRLGLASREASGDVNGLAESAAAAASGIAGLVSQIPELQRAAQVQAKLAKATKDRDAALKGLNDQGLSGTERLEEERRILGLYERATDEIDGSAEATRKATKALDDYLDQSKITALDARGQALEREAQRYENLVEALEAAKAGEDDLAAAEKAHAENRAAINSRFDKRSKGAGGVSKATKQDLRNLAQLQEVLIEGGYRQLYIDQAVNAERKRLTDLMPTLISLGLSKSEADALMVDQLKRVKEELGDVRTSAEEATRAFARGVLDDIRAADDLNDAIGRISDRLLDLAFDQAFDLLAEQFARLAFPSGGGSPIVDFVTGLIGGARARGGPTRRGTAYLVNEETPNSEVFVPSQNGAVLNVQQAQAALRSTSQTAAKVAVRTGDLVVDIHNYSTATVSAERNATGRLDITIRDHMKSAISSGSLDGALQQRFGIGAKPRGA; encoded by the coding sequence TTGCAGGCCCGCACCTCTGTTCTCGCCCTTGGTGCGGCGCTCGGTGTGTCCCAAGTGCGAAGCTACGCGGAGGCATGGCGAAACGTCGAGCGCAGGTTGGCCTCGATCGGGGAAAACTCCGATGAGCAACAACAGGCACTGATCAGTCTGGCCTTGCGTACTCGTACCGAAGTTGGCGCGACAGCGGGAGCGGTGCAGAAGCTGTCAAGATCGACTGGCGACGATTTAGAGACCACAATTCGGCGTGTCGAAACATTGCAGAAATTGCTGGCATTCGGAGGGGCATCTGGTGCTGAGCGATCGTCTGTTTCGCTTCAGTTGGGGCAGGCGTTGCAGTCAGGTGTCCTGTCTGGCGATGAATTCCGCACGATCCGGGAGGCTGCACCTGTCGAATTTCTAGATGCACTTGCCAGCGCTGCTGGAATCGCTCGTAGCGAGCTGAAAGAATTTGCCGAAGACCAGAAGCTGACGCGCGACATCGTACTTGAAGCGCTTGATAGCATGGCGGCTCAGGCGGATGGAAGTTTTCGCAAAATCGCAGTATCAGGCGATGAGGCTGTTGCCACCCTCACCACAGGTCTAACCGCGTATCTGGGGCGGGTGGATGAGGGGCTGGGCACGACCGCAACCTTCAATTCCCTGCTGGTTAACTTCGGTGAATATTTGGCGCAGGATGCTGAGGGTGCGGAAAACCTCGCTCGCTCCATTCAAATCGTAAGCGCGGCGGCATTGGCCGGGGCTGGCGGTCGCGGCATTGGCGCAACCACACGGGCCTTGAGGGAAGCGTCTGCGGCACGTCTCGCCGATGTTGCTGCAACCGAACGTCAATCGGCAAAAGCCCGACAAGCCGTTATTGACGCAAAGACACAAATCTCTGTTCTTCAGGAGCGCCGCCGTGTTGCTGAAGTTGAGTTTCAGCAGCGCGTCTTTCAGGAAAAATCCACAAAAAGAGCATCGCGCGCGCGCGCTGCAGCGATAGAGGCTGAGGCACGGGCGACAACCCGGCTGGTAGGTTTGGAGGCGCGCGCAACTGCGGCAACAAACGCGATGACTGCAGCGAAAGCACGCCTAAGCATTGCCACCCGGATTAGCACAGCAGCGATCCGGGGATTCAATTCTGTTCTGGCGTTCTTCGGTGGGCCGGTTGGTCTGGCGCTGACTGCGATCACAACGACGCTCGCGGTGATGGCAACCCGGACCAGTGAAGTTGAGCGACTGACAGCAAATGTGACCGATCGGGTCAATTCCTTGAAAACGGCTTATGCCGAAACTGGGGGACAGGTTGATCGGTTGCGGGAGAAGATGGCATCGGCATCCCTAGCAGAGGCCATCACCGAGGCTGAGGAGCTGACAAAGCTCTTTGATCAAGCAAGAGAGACAGCATCGGATTCCATTAGCCAGCCACTGTTTTCGAACCTCGTTGGGAAAAATCCAGAACTTGGCGCTCTAATTGAGGGCCTGGTCAGTGGTCAAATTCGGGCAGATGAATTCCGGGAAAGATTGAATGAGCTGGTCGCAAGTGCTGGTATCGGTTTCGCCAGAATGCTTGAAATCTTCAAGCCAATTCTGGAACCGCTTCTCCAGGCCGCAGAAAACTCGGAGAAGGCGTCCGACGTGCTGTTGGTGCTTCAGGGTTCATCTGACCAAGCCGCCGAGGCCATGGTCCGTCTTGGTCTCGCCTCGCGCGAGGCCAGCGGAGACGTTAACGGTTTGGCAGAATCCGCAGCAGCCGCTGCAAGTGGTATTGCGGGCCTTGTTTCACAGATCCCTGAACTTCAGCGCGCCGCCCAGGTTCAGGCAAAACTCGCTAAGGCTACCAAGGACCGAGACGCGGCTCTGAAGGGGTTGAATGACCAAGGGCTGTCAGGAACAGAGCGGCTGGAAGAGGAGCGGCGAATCCTCGGTCTCTATGAGCGTGCGACAGATGAAATCGATGGAAGCGCGGAAGCCACCCGGAAAGCGACTAAGGCACTGGATGACTATCTCGACCAGTCAAAAATCACTGCATTGGACGCGCGCGGGCAAGCCTTAGAGCGAGAGGCTCAGCGATATGAAAATCTAGTGGAAGCCCTAGAAGCTGCTAAAGCGGGCGAAGATGATCTCGCGGCAGCGGAAAAGGCTCATGCGGAGAACCGGGCGGCAATCAATAGTCGGTTTGACAAGCGGTCAAAAGGAGCCGGGGGGGTGTCCAAGGCCACAAAGCAAGACTTGCGAAACCTTGCCCAGCTTCAGGAGGTCTTGATAGAGGGTGGATACCGGCAGCTTTACATCGATCAGGCCGTGAACGCCGAACGTAAACGGCTCACCGATCTGATGCCTACTCTTATCTCCCTCGGTTTATCCAAGTCAGAGGCTGACGCTTTGATGGTGGATCAGCTGAAGAGGGTGAAAGAAGAACTTGGCGACGTGCGAACAAGTGCGGAGGAAGCAACCCGTGCGTTTGCACGTGGTGTGCTAGATGACATTCGTGCAGCCGACGATCTGAACGATGCAATCGGTCGGATCTCTGATCGCTTGCTTGACCTAGCCTTTGATCAAGCATTTGACCTGTTGGCGGAGCAATTTGCGAGACTGGCTTTCCCGTCAGGTGGTGGTAGCCCAATTGTTGATTTTGTCACCGGCCTGATTGGTGGCGCGCGCGCGCGCGGCGGTCCTACGCGGCGCGGAACGGCATATCTGGTCAATGAGGAAACGCCAAATAGCGAGGTGTTCGTCCCTTCGCAGAATGGGGCGGTCCTGAATGTTCAGCAAGCGCAGGCCGCTTTGCGATCTACCAGCCAAACGGCTGCGAAAGTGGCAGTGCGCACTGGTGATCTCGTCGTGGATATTCACAACTACAGCACGGCGACCGTCTCTGCCGAGCGCAATGCAACCGGCCGTCTGGATATCACTATCAGGGACCACATGAAGAGCGCTATCAGCTCTGGTTCGCTTGATGGCGCGCTGCAGCAACGGTTCGGAATTGGCGCGAAACCAAGAGGTGCATAA
- a CDS encoding NlpC/P60 family protein has translation MWQGNWVGLRYEKLGRGPETYDCLGLWLALQKARMARNIPDPRCTMLQAAREQTANQFRPLFTRVSHAQEGDALMFRVRGQLLHVGYAIDTNDMLHIEEDATGSVLECWNRSPWIGRLEGIYRFVEEQSHI, from the coding sequence ATGTGGCAAGGTAACTGGGTTGGGCTGCGCTATGAGAAACTCGGGCGCGGTCCAGAGACGTATGATTGCCTTGGCCTCTGGCTTGCCCTTCAGAAGGCCCGAATGGCTCGAAACATACCCGACCCACGCTGCACGATGTTGCAGGCGGCGAGGGAGCAAACGGCCAATCAGTTTCGGCCATTGTTCACCCGCGTCAGTCACGCCCAAGAGGGCGATGCGCTGATGTTCAGGGTGCGTGGGCAGCTTTTGCACGTCGGATACGCGATCGACACCAATGACATGCTGCACATCGAGGAGGACGCCACAGGTTCGGTCCTCGAATGCTGGAACCGTTCACCTTGGATCGGGCGGTTAGAAGGAATTTACAGGTTTGTTGAAGAACAATCTCACATTTGA
- the gpJ gene encoding TipJ family phage tail tip protein produces the protein MVAPVVSNSTPGQVDTNYAITGTQNAHNPYGIFPMVLGRHRMHPPKTVRGFTEVVDGEIYFRGRYAFGWGPVSLEDLRIGSTPITEFEEVEIEFLNVDETLTRSAMPDLAPLVTAWRSGDELMQLYPDDVAEDTESVELLHDVAVSRFTRERCSSVSLDVTFPQGLASIGGATSLGKRRVDFSFNYRRVGTLDWTYAGDLVCEAAERTLVRFSKEISLPDVGEYEVEVRRLTANADRNDVVETSYLSAVRSFRTGNLPSHPNISEVALRIRASEQLNGQIDSLNGIVHQLAPVWDGEEWSAPQKVRHPAWIYARALMGPHLRRPVASRRIALQALKHWADTEPHWTCDYVVDTAQRVSDMLDIICSAGRARRALTDFRYSIIRDFADAPIRQVFTPRNSWGFSSRIAFPREIHGFRVKVRSERLDWEFDEVTVYADGYNATTATEFETLELPAVVVTKDDTDQGNAWKLGRYYQAVAEHRPEVFKFYADWEHIKVTRGDTVQIVHDVPKIGVGAARISRVVEGSGLVQSIELDDDFDLPADAYRLTIRTQSDDFLIVTSEIEGRNWDLSQQGFVAGSLAVGDLVAIQVMTERTEELIITGIEPDNSEAALITAVPASPVVLEADQGEIPPYDPVITEGFNRYGPPLAIVYQVVTGSAVARVGRSGELLPRIGVDIIQRGYTSKVQVRLRWRRADSPNWQLGEPQLATQTVLTGDLVDGADYAVEVQTLDEKGQTRGFVSAGTLQARARDFDYIVPTGFAAFEGMDSITLAGDEYPLPDFQKFRFYGASKESDETTVIGHSRDPHFTYRGDLERFKVAAVDNSGYESPLTDWIFARPRGITPDDFSDDIEHFVTETAVAAVADIESSMTYALEKLAQVDLENRVSGFLEAARIEGEVTEKTEALSSEVDGVRAELVQNYVTAATQDAALAALQTTLSAQINGVSASLSTSYYTIAQVNSAISAARTSLRSEIAGVSATLNADYYTISETNSAISAATTSVTSTLDSLTTTVNQVQSSVDGVKGTYGVQVNNNGVVTGFGLISELLNGSVSTTFTVQADRFVVASSSGGGALSPFLISGGKVYIRDAVIRNASISSAKIKALAVDTLHIKGKAVDTRQIAENAATTFYEATGGTGYKRIQIRNTHDEPITLIIQVLYDCQDDGGSAALFAGVKIYKEQTAGGKNNLLSSVGDGSTGGGEVAAADGTEVVTTTINPGITRYISAYPEGRVVRRCDMIILQRQR, from the coding sequence TTGGTCGCGCCTGTTGTTTCCAACTCTACACCGGGCCAAGTTGATACGAACTACGCGATCACCGGTACACAGAACGCTCATAATCCATACGGGATTTTTCCTATGGTGCTGGGGCGGCATCGTATGCATCCACCAAAAACCGTGCGTGGCTTCACCGAGGTTGTTGATGGTGAAATCTACTTTCGCGGGCGATATGCATTCGGGTGGGGGCCAGTCTCGCTAGAAGATCTTCGCATTGGCAGCACGCCCATCACCGAATTTGAGGAAGTCGAAATCGAGTTTCTCAATGTGGATGAGACGCTCACTAGATCTGCAATGCCTGACCTAGCTCCACTGGTTACCGCTTGGCGATCGGGCGACGAACTCATGCAGCTTTATCCTGATGATGTTGCTGAAGACACTGAAAGCGTGGAGTTGCTGCACGATGTGGCCGTATCACGGTTCACCCGAGAGCGCTGCAGCTCTGTTTCCCTTGATGTGACTTTCCCCCAGGGTCTCGCTAGCATCGGAGGGGCGACCTCTCTGGGCAAGCGCCGTGTCGATTTTTCATTCAACTATCGCCGGGTGGGCACTCTCGATTGGACATATGCCGGTGATCTCGTGTGTGAGGCTGCTGAGCGCACTCTCGTTCGTTTCTCCAAAGAGATCTCGCTCCCAGATGTCGGTGAATACGAGGTCGAAGTGCGCCGTTTGACCGCAAACGCCGATCGCAATGACGTGGTGGAAACCAGCTATCTCTCTGCTGTTCGGTCGTTTCGGACAGGAAACCTGCCGAGCCACCCGAATATTTCTGAGGTGGCACTTCGGATCCGGGCCAGTGAGCAGCTCAACGGCCAGATTGATAGCTTGAACGGAATCGTCCATCAGCTCGCACCGGTTTGGGATGGTGAGGAATGGTCTGCACCGCAAAAAGTCCGTCATCCAGCTTGGATCTATGCGCGGGCACTGATGGGTCCGCACCTTCGCCGTCCCGTCGCCAGCCGTAGGATTGCGCTGCAAGCTTTGAAGCATTGGGCTGATACAGAGCCTCATTGGACCTGCGACTATGTTGTCGATACAGCGCAGCGTGTTTCGGACATGTTGGACATTATCTGCTCAGCCGGTCGTGCTCGACGCGCTCTAACGGATTTTCGGTATTCGATTATCCGCGACTTTGCAGATGCGCCGATCCGACAGGTATTCACCCCGCGCAACAGTTGGGGTTTCTCCAGCCGTATCGCTTTCCCGCGCGAAATCCACGGATTTCGGGTCAAGGTGCGTTCTGAAAGGTTAGATTGGGAATTTGATGAGGTCACCGTTTACGCGGACGGATACAATGCCACGACTGCGACGGAATTCGAAACTCTCGAACTGCCGGCCGTTGTTGTCACAAAGGATGACACTGATCAGGGTAATGCCTGGAAGTTGGGTCGCTACTATCAGGCTGTAGCAGAGCATCGCCCTGAAGTGTTCAAGTTCTATGCCGACTGGGAGCACATCAAAGTTACCCGTGGCGATACTGTTCAAATCGTTCATGATGTTCCTAAAATCGGTGTCGGAGCCGCTCGAATTTCCCGTGTCGTTGAAGGCTCAGGCTTGGTTCAGTCAATCGAGCTTGACGACGATTTCGACCTCCCAGCCGATGCATATCGATTGACGATACGCACGCAGTCCGATGATTTCCTAATTGTGACGTCTGAAATCGAAGGACGTAACTGGGATCTGTCACAGCAGGGTTTCGTCGCGGGCAGCTTGGCAGTTGGAGATCTGGTGGCCATTCAGGTCATGACCGAGCGGACAGAAGAGTTGATCATCACAGGCATCGAGCCTGATAACAGCGAGGCCGCATTGATCACTGCCGTGCCTGCTTCTCCGGTCGTTTTAGAGGCAGATCAAGGCGAGATCCCCCCTTACGACCCGGTCATTACGGAGGGTTTCAATCGGTATGGACCGCCGCTTGCGATCGTCTATCAGGTTGTGACCGGCTCAGCGGTCGCCCGCGTAGGACGCTCTGGTGAGCTGTTACCACGGATCGGCGTTGATATTATCCAAAGGGGTTACACCAGCAAAGTGCAGGTCCGTTTACGGTGGCGTAGAGCGGACAGCCCGAACTGGCAGCTTGGTGAACCGCAGTTAGCTACCCAAACTGTCCTGACCGGTGATCTTGTCGATGGTGCAGACTATGCTGTCGAAGTTCAAACGCTTGATGAGAAGGGGCAAACCAGAGGCTTCGTCTCTGCCGGTACTCTACAGGCCCGTGCGCGCGATTTTGACTACATCGTACCGACTGGATTTGCTGCCTTTGAAGGCATGGATAGTATCACTTTAGCTGGGGATGAATATCCGCTGCCGGATTTCCAGAAGTTCCGTTTCTACGGCGCATCGAAGGAAAGTGATGAGACAACTGTTATCGGTCACTCAAGAGATCCTCATTTCACCTATCGCGGAGATTTGGAGCGTTTCAAAGTCGCTGCGGTTGACAATAGCGGATATGAAAGCCCGCTGACTGATTGGATCTTCGCGCGCCCGAGGGGGATCACTCCAGACGACTTCTCGGATGATATTGAGCACTTTGTTACAGAAACCGCTGTTGCAGCCGTCGCGGATATCGAAAGCAGCATGACCTACGCGCTGGAAAAGTTGGCGCAGGTGGACCTGGAAAACCGGGTTTCCGGTTTCTTGGAAGCCGCCCGAATTGAGGGGGAGGTGACTGAGAAGACAGAGGCGCTTTCCTCGGAGGTGGATGGGGTCCGCGCTGAGCTTGTGCAGAACTATGTCACGGCTGCGACGCAGGATGCAGCTCTGGCTGCGCTGCAAACCACCTTGTCCGCTCAGATCAATGGCGTCTCCGCCTCTCTGTCGACCAGCTATTACACGATCGCGCAGGTCAATTCTGCGATCTCGGCAGCGCGTACATCTTTGCGAAGTGAAATCGCGGGGGTCTCCGCCACGCTGAACGCTGACTATTACACCATCTCTGAGACCAACTCGGCCATTTCGGCGGCGACAACCTCGGTCACCAGTACCCTTGATAGCCTGACCACGACCGTTAATCAGGTGCAATCCTCGGTCGATGGTGTCAAAGGCACATACGGCGTCCAGGTCAACAACAACGGCGTCGTGACCGGCTTCGGGCTGATCTCGGAATTGCTGAACGGATCTGTCTCCACCACCTTCACGGTGCAGGCTGACCGCTTTGTTGTGGCCAGCAGCTCAGGCGGGGGCGCTCTGTCGCCTTTCCTGATTTCAGGCGGCAAGGTCTACATCCGTGATGCGGTGATCCGAAACGCGTCTATCTCCAGCGCAAAGATCAAGGCCCTCGCCGTTGACACGCTGCACATCAAGGGCAAGGCGGTTGACACCCGGCAGATCGCAGAAAACGCCGCCACCACCTTTTACGAGGCTACGGGCGGCACCGGCTACAAGCGGATCCAGATCAGGAACACCCATGATGAGCCAATCACGCTGATCATCCAGGTGCTTTATGATTGTCAGGATGACGGCGGTTCGGCTGCGTTGTTTGCGGGCGTGAAGATCTACAAAGAGCAAACCGCCGGCGGGAAAAATAACCTTCTGTCCTCTGTTGGTGACGGCAGCACCGGCGGCGGTGAGGTCGCTGCCGCCGATGGCACCGAAGTCGTCACAACAACCATCAATCCTGGCATCACCCGGTACATATCCGCCTATCCAGAGGGGCGGGTGGTCCGGCGGTGTGACATGATCATTTTGCAGAGGCAGAGATGA
- a CDS encoding tail fiber assembly protein → MSENRHKKPRRFAIYCKDTGEIRQITVCPAEAIGGQLEPGEKTLALDLAGEAELTSLRDLSRVRVDQGRLVPFTPPVDLAAEMAAIRRRRDKLLAGTDWTQMPDVPIDLRVWGSRRAYRRAWRKYRKALRDLTDTITDVGNVTWPQPPEKGQ, encoded by the coding sequence ATGAGCGAGAACCGCCACAAAAAGCCCAGGCGCTTTGCGATCTACTGCAAAGACACCGGCGAAATCAGGCAGATCACTGTCTGCCCCGCTGAAGCGATCGGGGGGCAGCTGGAGCCGGGGGAGAAAACCCTTGCTCTGGATCTCGCCGGTGAAGCCGAATTGACCTCTCTTCGGGATCTTTCACGGGTGCGTGTGGATCAGGGCCGGTTGGTGCCTTTCACACCGCCAGTGGATCTGGCCGCTGAAATGGCCGCGATCCGGCGGCGGCGCGACAAGCTGTTGGCCGGAACCGACTGGACGCAGATGCCCGACGTTCCGATTGACTTGCGGGTCTGGGGATCACGTCGGGCATATCGGCGTGCCTGGCGCAAATACCGCAAGGCGCTGCGCGATCTGACAGACACCATCACCGACGTCGGAAACGTCACATGGCCGCAACCTCCCGAGAAAGGACAATAG
- a CDS encoding DUF5658 family protein translates to MTIAIIVFVLAQLGDVITTKRALARPGKREANPFMRVLFDRLGVNGGLTVKALVASALVYWLWSEGATLPIWAVAVMTGAVALHNHRLMQKG, encoded by the coding sequence ATGACAATTGCAATCATCGTGTTCGTTCTGGCCCAATTGGGCGATGTCATCACCACCAAACGCGCGCTTGCCCGTCCCGGCAAACGGGAGGCCAATCCGTTTATGCGGGTTCTGTTCGACCGTCTGGGCGTCAATGGTGGCCTGACGGTTAAGGCACTGGTCGCCTCAGCCCTGGTCTATTGGCTGTGGTCTGAGGGCGCGACGCTTCCCATTTGGGCTGTAGCGGTCATGACGGGCGCTGTTGCGCTGCACAATCATCGCTTGATGCAGAAAGGATGA
- a CDS encoding collagen-like domain-containing protein: protein MTWYRTGTVEIAQGSNTIQGTGTNWIEQKSGWAIVIEGVPGLVEIDAVVSATELRLVEPIEGQGGGLGYAIIPTHGLSIRLIGYFDRLIEELNATRATWKTVFSTFSATAYQLWLDQGNAGTVDDFLQAIRGEQGIQGPQGVQGERGIQGEQGVQGERGEQGIRGEQGIQGEQGEQGVQGDKGETGAGLNIKGTLADVAALPGSGAAGDAWSVQGDIWVWDDINAEWDNAGPLRGPEGPVGQQGIQGPRGPQGEVGPVGPDGPQGVQGIQGVQGNKGDTGLTGPSVFEVWRQSRGGVGTLEDYHDFLSDQTVSLARAQADAASADRAAAETARIASEAAGAEAQAAAASATQSAQVLSDNAEIVRLLQQHKVRALLKLDI from the coding sequence ATGACGTGGTATCGCACGGGCACGGTCGAAATCGCCCAGGGCAGCAACACCATTCAGGGCACCGGCACCAATTGGATCGAGCAAAAATCCGGCTGGGCGATAGTGATCGAGGGCGTGCCCGGATTGGTCGAAATTGACGCAGTGGTCAGCGCGACTGAGCTGCGTCTTGTCGAACCGATTGAGGGCCAAGGCGGTGGATTGGGCTATGCCATTATCCCGACGCATGGCCTCAGTATCCGACTGATTGGATACTTTGACCGGCTGATTGAAGAACTGAACGCAACGCGGGCAACATGGAAAACGGTGTTTTCCACCTTCAGCGCCACTGCATATCAGCTCTGGCTTGATCAGGGCAACGCAGGGACGGTGGATGACTTCTTGCAGGCCATACGCGGCGAACAAGGGATTCAGGGGCCGCAAGGCGTCCAGGGCGAGCGCGGCATCCAAGGTGAGCAAGGGGTGCAAGGGGAACGTGGCGAGCAGGGCATCCGGGGCGAACAGGGTATCCAAGGTGAGCAAGGCGAACAGGGTGTTCAGGGTGATAAAGGCGAAACCGGCGCCGGTCTGAACATCAAAGGCACGCTGGCCGATGTTGCGGCTCTGCCGGGATCAGGTGCGGCTGGCGATGCCTGGTCTGTGCAGGGCGATATCTGGGTCTGGGACGATATCAACGCCGAGTGGGACAACGCAGGCCCCCTGCGCGGCCCTGAGGGGCCAGTGGGACAACAGGGTATTCAAGGCCCTCGTGGCCCGCAGGGCGAGGTGGGGCCGGTTGGTCCAGATGGTCCGCAAGGTGTGCAGGGCATCCAAGGGGTGCAGGGCAACAAGGGCGATACGGGCCTCACCGGGCCAAGCGTCTTTGAGGTCTGGCGGCAGTCCCGTGGTGGTGTCGGCACCTTGGAGGACTACCACGACTTTCTGTCAGATCAGACCGTCTCATTGGCGCGCGCGCAGGCTGACGCTGCCAGCGCCGACCGCGCTGCCGCTGAGACTGCCCGCATCGCTTCTGAAGCCGCAGGGGCCGAGGCACAAGCCGCTGCCGCCTCTGCAACTCAATCGGCGCAAGTCCTCTCTGACAACGCTGAAATCGTGCGCCTTTTGCAACAGCACAAGGTGCGCGCCCTCTTGAAATTGGACATCTAA
- a CDS encoding phage tail assembly chaperone: protein MSVAQRAGEGRKKVRSRGGANSGNDGDYLSDLFAFATVHLGWSPQSFWASTPSEFWAAFSMFQQKIEAMNART from the coding sequence ATTAGCGTTGCTCAACGGGCCGGAGAAGGCCGCAAAAAAGTTCGAAGCCGAGGTGGAGCCAATTCTGGAAACGATGGCGACTATCTGAGCGATCTGTTTGCTTTTGCAACGGTCCATCTCGGCTGGTCCCCGCAATCCTTTTGGGCCTCGACACCGTCCGAGTTTTGGGCGGCGTTTTCTATGTTTCAGCAAAAAATTGAGGCGATGAATGCTCGCACGTGA
- a CDS encoding head-tail connector protein, with the protein MTLTPLATVKEGVDALSFDFDDGKLERLTAAAEVAISGYLRTDLAAIYPSGLPADLEQAVIELVKALYEDQETCDRDLLTLPDLVRILLAPYRRFI; encoded by the coding sequence GTGACCCTCACGCCCCTTGCAACAGTGAAAGAGGGAGTTGACGCTCTCTCTTTTGACTTCGATGACGGAAAACTGGAGCGTCTGACAGCCGCTGCCGAGGTCGCGATCTCTGGGTATTTGCGGACGGATCTTGCTGCAATCTACCCGTCAGGTCTTCCAGCCGATCTGGAGCAGGCGGTGATCGAATTGGTGAAAGCGCTCTATGAAGATCAAGAGACATGCGATCGCGATCTGCTCACCCTGCCCGATTTAGTCCGTATCTTGCTGGCCCCTTATCGGCGTTTCATTTGA
- a CDS encoding DUF1833 family protein, which translates to MRITSPRFIAATNAQETAEVLLPLITLSHPSWIEPVRIVRDDNPIVHQGQVFTPASFEISLPDDVEEGTPIMSWSIDNTDLRLVSLLRGVRNKVLVEVVYVLASQPDIVEAGPFETEMVGADYDAAQLSGSLTVEPILDEQFGFLTMTPATTPGLF; encoded by the coding sequence ATGAGAATTACATCTCCGCGCTTCATTGCAGCCACCAACGCGCAGGAAACGGCGGAAGTTTTGCTTCCGTTGATCACGCTCAGTCACCCCAGCTGGATCGAGCCTGTTCGCATCGTGCGGGATGACAATCCCATCGTGCATCAGGGACAAGTTTTCACGCCTGCATCATTTGAGATCTCTCTTCCTGATGATGTGGAGGAGGGAACCCCGATCATGTCCTGGTCGATCGACAACACCGACTTGCGCTTGGTCAGTCTTCTGCGCGGAGTGCGCAACAAGGTACTGGTCGAGGTGGTGTATGTTCTGGCCTCTCAGCCCGACATTGTTGAGGCGGGACCGTTCGAGACCGAAATGGTCGGGGCTGACTACGATGCTGCCCAACTCAGTGGAAGCCTGACAGTCGAGCCGATCCTCGATGAGCAATTCGGCTTCTTGACCATGACGCCAGCAACCACACCTGGGCTATTTTAG
- a CDS encoding phage head completion protein: MGQKSKRTVRLALNVQEQGTEKWETRVENLVAKVTYLRGGEAVIAGRIAGENSTVVRVRAAAVTGISTEWRLKDPNTGEVFNIKSIAPYGRAYVDLTCRS; the protein is encoded by the coding sequence ATGGGGCAGAAATCTAAAAGAACGGTTCGCCTTGCGCTGAATGTGCAAGAACAAGGCACTGAAAAATGGGAGACCCGTGTCGAAAACCTTGTGGCAAAAGTTACCTATCTACGCGGAGGCGAAGCGGTCATCGCTGGCCGGATAGCCGGAGAAAACTCCACTGTAGTTCGGGTGCGCGCAGCAGCGGTTACCGGCATTTCCACGGAATGGCGGCTGAAAGATCCCAACACAGGTGAAGTCTTCAACATCAAGTCGATTGCCCCATACGGGCGCGCCTATGTCGATCTAACCTGCCGATCGTAA
- a CDS encoding HK97-gp10 family putative phage morphogenesis protein: MSKAKGFSAARRKSARRNSRHSKAVADGISSTVDEVHRAGLQNMDGMVKHKSGKLRRGYRKRLRKKGLQGLVGYVSAAARRSAFYARFVHDGTAKTKPYPYHDNAVLEYEGRHRTRMRAANAVALDERASPSGTGRSGGGKERSIT; this comes from the coding sequence ATGTCGAAAGCAAAAGGCTTCAGTGCGGCCCGGCGAAAGTCGGCGCGGCGCAATTCCCGCCATTCCAAAGCGGTAGCAGATGGGATCTCGTCAACCGTTGATGAGGTCCACCGTGCTGGCCTTCAGAACATGGATGGCATGGTTAAGCACAAAAGCGGAAAGCTGCGCCGTGGCTACCGTAAAAGGTTGAGAAAAAAAGGGCTTCAAGGATTGGTTGGCTACGTTTCTGCAGCCGCCCGGCGAAGCGCTTTTTATGCGCGCTTTGTGCATGACGGCACAGCAAAAACAAAGCCCTACCCATACCACGACAACGCTGTCCTTGAATACGAGGGCCGCCATCGTACCCGCATGCGCGCTGCTAATGCGGTCGCGCTGGATGAAAGAGCCTCCCCTTCCGGCACAGGCCGATCAGGTGGGGGCAAGGAACGGAGCATCACATGA